In Rhodoferax koreense, a genomic segment contains:
- the msrB gene encoding peptide-methionine (R)-S-oxide reductase MsrB produces MSQNTIEKTDAEWKAILAEKGAEPAAFQVTRHAATERPHTGKFNAHWANGSYNCICCGAKLFDSATKFDAGCGWPSFSEAADPGAIREIIDTSHGMRRVETVCAKCGAHLGHVFDDGPSETGLRYCMNSASLGFEPAKQG; encoded by the coding sequence ATGAGCCAAAACACCATCGAGAAAACCGACGCCGAATGGAAGGCCATCCTGGCTGAAAAAGGCGCCGAGCCAGCGGCCTTTCAGGTCACGCGCCATGCGGCCACCGAAAGGCCACACACCGGCAAGTTCAACGCGCATTGGGCCAACGGCAGCTACAACTGCATCTGCTGCGGCGCCAAGCTGTTCGACTCGGCCACCAAGTTCGACGCGGGCTGCGGCTGGCCGAGTTTTTCGGAAGCCGCCGACCCTGGCGCGATCCGCGAGATCATCGACACCAGCCATGGCATGCGTCGCGTGGAGACGGTGTGCGCCAAGTGCGGCGCCCACCTGGGCCATGTGTTCGACGACGGCCCGAGCGAGACGGGCCTGCGGTATTGCATGAATTCGGCATCGCTCGGTTTCGAGCCGGCCAAGCAAGGCTGA
- a CDS encoding ABC transporter ATP-binding protein — MLQLKDVHAYYGKSHVLHGVSFEVRPGEIVALLGRNGSGRSTTAKAIMGLVHGEGSLQWRHQEVLGKKAYEIAQLGIGYVPENRDVFPRLTVEQNLRLGQKHRHPSGRWSLEDMYAMFPRLRERQHTEAGVLSGGEQQMLTLCRTLMGDPDLVIIDEPTEGLAPQIVELVGQYLRRLKDRGISVLLIEQKLTIAMAISDRTLVMGHGSIVFEGTPDALRADAGVRREWLEV; from the coding sequence ATGCTGCAGCTCAAGGACGTGCATGCCTACTACGGCAAGAGCCATGTGCTGCACGGCGTCTCCTTCGAGGTCCGGCCCGGGGAGATCGTGGCGCTGCTGGGGCGCAACGGATCGGGCCGCTCCACCACCGCCAAGGCCATCATGGGCCTGGTGCACGGGGAAGGCTCGCTGCAGTGGCGCCACCAGGAGGTGCTGGGCAAGAAAGCCTATGAAATCGCCCAACTCGGCATTGGCTATGTGCCGGAAAACCGCGACGTCTTCCCACGGCTCACGGTGGAGCAGAACCTGCGGCTCGGGCAGAAGCACCGGCATCCGAGCGGCCGCTGGTCGCTCGAGGACATGTACGCCATGTTCCCGCGGCTGCGCGAGCGCCAGCACACCGAGGCCGGGGTGCTCTCGGGCGGGGAGCAGCAGATGCTCACCTTGTGCCGCACGCTGATGGGCGACCCTGATCTCGTCATCATCGACGAACCCACCGAAGGCCTGGCGCCCCAGATCGTGGAACTCGTCGGCCAGTACCTGAGGCGGCTCAAGGACCGCGGTATCTCGGTGCTGCTGATCGAGCAGAAGCTGACCATCGCCATGGCGATCTCCGACCGCACGCTCGTCATGGGCCACGGCAGCATCGTGTTCGAAGGCACCCCGGACGCCCTGCGCGCGGACGCCGGCGTGCGCAGGGAGTGGCTGGAGGTTTGA
- a CDS encoding branched-chain amino acid ABC transporter permease, translating to MEFFTISLLNGVSYGLLLFMLSSGLTLIFSMMGVLNFAHASFYMLGAYLAYSVSEWLGFWPALVVAPLLVGLLGAGFERFCLRRVHKFGHVPELLITFGLSYIIHELVQLVWGRSAVNYGIPPELQGPLFTLYGTQFPVYRGFMMLVAVLMLVAIWGLLTRTRIGLVIQAALTHPEMVESLGHNVPRVFMLVFGGGAALAGLAGVIGGNAFVTEPGMAATVGSVIFVVVVVGGMGSLAGAFLASLLIGCLQTFAVAIDSSLLGAAGTLGWQLTPESFGYALWKLKLSQVAPILPYLFLVLMLIFRPKGLLGTREG from the coding sequence ATGGAATTTTTCACCATATCGCTGCTGAACGGCGTGAGCTACGGCTTGCTGCTGTTCATGCTGAGTTCCGGCCTCACGCTGATCTTCAGCATGATGGGCGTGCTCAACTTCGCGCATGCCTCGTTCTACATGCTCGGCGCCTACCTGGCCTACAGCGTCTCCGAATGGCTCGGCTTCTGGCCCGCGCTGGTCGTGGCGCCGCTGCTGGTCGGCCTGCTCGGCGCGGGCTTCGAGAGGTTCTGCCTGCGCCGGGTGCACAAGTTCGGTCATGTGCCGGAGCTACTGATCACCTTCGGCCTGAGCTACATCATCCATGAGCTGGTGCAACTGGTCTGGGGCCGCAGCGCCGTCAACTACGGCATTCCGCCCGAGCTGCAGGGCCCGCTCTTCACGCTGTACGGCACGCAGTTCCCGGTCTACCGCGGCTTCATGATGCTGGTGGCAGTGCTGATGCTGGTGGCGATCTGGGGCCTGCTCACGCGCACGCGCATCGGCCTGGTGATCCAGGCCGCGCTCACGCATCCCGAAATGGTCGAATCCCTCGGCCACAACGTGCCGCGCGTGTTCATGCTGGTGTTCGGCGGTGGCGCCGCGCTGGCCGGGCTGGCCGGTGTGATCGGCGGCAACGCCTTCGTCACCGAGCCGGGCATGGCCGCCACCGTGGGCTCGGTGATCTTCGTGGTGGTGGTGGTCGGCGGCATGGGTTCGCTGGCGGGGGCCTTCCTGGCTTCGCTCTTGATCGGCTGCCTGCAGACCTTCGCGGTGGCGATCGACAGTTCGCTGCTCGGCGCGGCCGGCACGCTCGGCTGGCAGCTCACGCCCGAGAGCTTCGGCTATGCGCTGTGGAAGCTCAAGCTCAGCCAGGTGGCGCCGATCCTGCCTTACCTGTTCCTGGTGCTGATGCTGATCTTCCGGCCCAAGGGCCTGCTCGGCACCCGGGAAGGTTGA
- a CDS encoding protein adenylyltransferase SelO: MQSVLDPTADTLSIDTGLTWRNRFAALGPAFSTLLSPTPLAAPYWVAQSADAAALLGVDAGWMASDAALQAFTGNRIVAGAAPLASVYSGHQFGVWAGQLGDGRAILLGETAGADGHPPLEVQLKGAGRTPYSRMGDGRAVLRSSIREFLCSEAMHGLGVATTRALCITGSDAPVRREEIETASVVTRLAPSFIRFGHFEHFSSREQFGELRQLADFVIDSFYPECRRSKAFPDSPYAALLQAVSERTAQMVARWQAVGFCHGVMNTDNMSILGLTIDYGPFQFLDGFDPGHICNHSDTQGRYAFNRQPNVAYWNLFCLGQSLLPLIDDQAQALAALETYKTLFPELLMREMRAKLGLPDAQSEDAAFVEATLQLLAAARVDHTIFWRRLGHWVAGTLDQDADAVRDLFLDRAAFDAWLLRYSERLAPADRALAGDSMRKTNPKFVLRNHLGEEAIRQAKLKDFSGVHTLLKLLRAPFDEHPGYETYAGFPPDWASSIEISCSS, encoded by the coding sequence ATGCAATCCGTTCTCGATCCCACTGCCGACACCCTGTCCATCGACACCGGACTGACCTGGCGCAACCGTTTCGCCGCGCTGGGCCCGGCGTTCTCGACCTTGCTGTCGCCCACGCCGCTGGCCGCGCCGTACTGGGTCGCGCAGAGCGCCGACGCGGCCGCGCTGCTCGGCGTCGATGCCGGCTGGATGGCTTCGGACGCCGCCCTGCAGGCCTTCACCGGCAACCGGATCGTGGCGGGTGCGGCACCGCTGGCCAGCGTCTACAGCGGCCACCAGTTCGGCGTCTGGGCTGGGCAACTGGGCGATGGCCGCGCCATCCTGCTCGGCGAAACCGCCGGCGCCGACGGCCACCCGCCGCTGGAAGTCCAGCTCAAGGGGGCGGGCCGCACGCCGTATTCGCGCATGGGCGACGGCCGTGCCGTGCTGCGCTCGAGCATCCGCGAATTCCTGTGCAGCGAGGCCATGCACGGCCTGGGCGTGGCCACCACCCGCGCGCTGTGCATCACCGGCTCCGATGCGCCGGTGCGGCGCGAGGAGATCGAGACCGCGTCCGTCGTGACACGCCTGGCGCCGAGTTTCATCCGCTTCGGCCATTTCGAACATTTTTCCTCGCGCGAGCAGTTCGGCGAACTGCGCCAGCTCGCCGACTTCGTGATCGACAGCTTCTACCCCGAATGCCGCCGCTCGAAGGCCTTCCCCGACAGTCCCTACGCGGCGCTGCTGCAGGCGGTGAGCGAACGCACCGCGCAGATGGTGGCGCGCTGGCAGGCCGTGGGTTTCTGCCACGGGGTGATGAACACCGACAACATGAGCATCCTGGGCCTGACCATCGACTACGGCCCGTTCCAGTTCCTCGACGGCTTCGACCCGGGCCACATCTGCAACCACAGCGACACGCAGGGCCGCTACGCCTTCAACCGCCAGCCCAACGTGGCCTACTGGAACCTGTTCTGCCTGGGCCAGTCGCTGCTGCCGCTGATCGACGACCAGGCGCAGGCCCTGGCCGCGCTGGAAACCTACAAGACGCTGTTTCCCGAACTGCTGATGCGCGAGATGCGCGCCAAGCTGGGCCTGCCGGACGCGCAGTCCGAAGACGCGGCCTTCGTCGAGGCCACGCTGCAACTGCTGGCCGCCGCGCGCGTGGACCACACCATCTTCTGGCGCCGACTCGGCCACTGGGTGGCGGGCACCCTGGACCAGGATGCCGACGCCGTGCGCGACCTGTTCCTCGACCGCGCGGCCTTCGACGCCTGGCTGCTACGTTATTCGGAGCGGCTCGCGCCCGCCGACAGGGCGCTGGCGGGCGATTCGATGCGCAAGACGAATCCGAAATTCGTGCTGCGCAACCATCTGGGCGAAGAAGCGATCCGGCAGGCGAAACTAAAGGACTTTTCCGGAGTCCATACGTTGTTAAAGCTGCTGCGGGCCCCATTTGACGAACATCCGGGGTATGAGACATACGCCGGCTTCCCGCCCGACTGGGCATCATCGATCGAGATCAGCTGTTCATCATGA
- a CDS encoding septation protein A has translation MKLLLDFLPILLFFGAFKLYNIFVATGVLMAATVVQMGITYALDRKLQTMQKATLALVLVFGALTLLLHDENFIKWKPTVLYAAMALGLAFAVWGLKKNFLKLMLGSQLELPDAVWMRLNLVWISYCVFMAIVNAYVAAYYSTEQWVNFKLWGYVFPLAFIVGQGIYVSRHIKGEDEKQQEPGA, from the coding sequence ATGAAACTTCTGCTCGATTTTTTGCCCATCCTGTTGTTCTTCGGCGCCTTCAAGCTCTACAACATCTTTGTGGCCACCGGTGTGCTGATGGCCGCCACGGTCGTCCAGATGGGCATCACCTACGCGCTCGACCGCAAGCTGCAGACCATGCAGAAGGCCACGCTGGCGCTGGTGCTGGTGTTCGGCGCGCTCACGCTGCTGCTGCACGACGAGAACTTCATCAAGTGGAAACCCACGGTGCTGTACGCGGCCATGGCGCTCGGCCTGGCGTTCGCCGTCTGGGGCCTGAAGAAGAACTTCCTCAAGCTCATGCTCGGCAGCCAGCTCGAGCTGCCCGATGCGGTGTGGATGCGGCTCAACCTGGTGTGGATCAGCTATTGCGTGTTCATGGCCATCGTCAACGCCTACGTGGCCGCCTATTACTCCACCGAGCAATGGGTCAACTTCAAGCTCTGGGGTTATGTGTTCCCGCTGGCGTTCATCGTCGGCCAGGGCATCTATGTGTCGCGCCACATCAAGGGCGAGGACGAAAAGCAGCAAGAGCCCGGAGCCTGA
- a CDS encoding 3-(methylthio)propionyl-CoA ligase — MLGLMQDQPLLISSLIQFADRHHGDGEIVSRRVEGDVHRTTWRGIARRARQVANALDGLQLGFSDRVATLAWNGYRHLELYFGVSGSGRVLHTVNPRLHPEQIAWITNHAEDQVLCFDATFLPIIQAIHGKCATVKHWVMLCDADKLPEGTGIPGLRSFDAWIDAQSDTYVWPVFDENSASSMCYTSGTTGNPKAALYSHRSTSLHAYAAALPDVMNLSARDSVLAVVPMFHVNAWGIPYSAALTGCKLVFPGAAMDGKSVYELIEAEQVTFAAGVPTIWQMLLGHMRPQGLRFSSLKRTVIGGSACPPAMIHAFQEDYGVEVLHAWGMTEMSPLGTLCTLKNKHLGLPKEEQMKIRLKQGRAIYGVDMKIVDANGAELPFDGTSYGDLLVKGPWIVAQYFKGEGGDPLVADADGQRWFPTGDVATIDAEGYMQITDRSKDVIKSGGEWISSIDIENIAVAHPAVAMAACIGVKHPKWDERPILAVVKKPGAELDRDTLLAFYEGKAAKWQVPDDVVFVDAIPLGPTGKMLKTRLREILKDYQLPTG, encoded by the coding sequence ATGCTCGGCTTGATGCAGGACCAACCGCTGTTGATCTCGTCACTGATCCAGTTCGCCGACCGGCACCACGGCGACGGCGAAATCGTCTCGCGCCGCGTCGAGGGTGACGTGCACCGCACCACCTGGCGCGGCATCGCACGCCGGGCACGCCAGGTGGCAAATGCGCTCGACGGCCTGCAGCTGGGCTTCAGCGACCGCGTGGCCACGCTGGCCTGGAACGGCTACCGCCACCTGGAACTCTACTTCGGCGTGAGCGGCTCGGGCCGCGTGCTGCACACCGTGAACCCGCGGCTGCACCCCGAGCAGATCGCCTGGATCACCAACCACGCGGAAGACCAGGTGCTGTGTTTCGACGCCACCTTCCTGCCCATCATCCAGGCCATCCACGGCAAGTGCGCGACGGTGAAGCACTGGGTGATGCTGTGCGACGCCGACAAGCTGCCCGAGGGCACGGGCATTCCCGGGCTGCGCAGCTTCGACGCCTGGATCGACGCGCAGTCCGACACCTACGTCTGGCCGGTCTTCGACGAGAACTCGGCCTCCAGCATGTGCTACACCAGCGGCACCACCGGCAACCCCAAGGCCGCGCTGTACAGCCACCGCTCGACCTCGCTGCACGCCTATGCGGCGGCCTTGCCCGACGTGATGAACCTCAGCGCGCGCGATTCCGTGCTGGCCGTGGTGCCGATGTTCCACGTCAACGCCTGGGGCATCCCGTACAGCGCGGCGCTCACCGGCTGCAAGCTGGTGTTTCCCGGTGCGGCGATGGACGGCAAGTCGGTCTATGAACTCATCGAGGCCGAGCAGGTCACCTTCGCCGCCGGCGTACCTACCATCTGGCAGATGCTGCTCGGCCACATGCGGCCGCAGGGGCTGAGGTTCAGCAGCCTCAAGCGCACGGTGATCGGCGGCTCGGCCTGTCCGCCGGCGATGATCCACGCGTTCCAGGAGGATTACGGCGTGGAGGTGCTGCACGCCTGGGGCATGACCGAGATGTCGCCGCTGGGCACGCTGTGCACGCTGAAGAACAAGCACCTCGGCCTGCCCAAGGAAGAGCAGATGAAGATCCGGCTGAAGCAGGGCCGGGCTATCTACGGCGTGGACATGAAGATCGTGGACGCCAACGGCGCGGAGCTGCCGTTCGACGGCACGAGCTACGGCGACCTGCTGGTCAAGGGGCCGTGGATCGTGGCCCAGTACTTCAAGGGCGAGGGCGGCGACCCGCTGGTGGCCGACGCCGACGGCCAGCGCTGGTTTCCCACCGGCGACGTGGCCACCATCGACGCCGAAGGCTACATGCAGATCACCGACCGCAGCAAGGACGTGATCAAGTCCGGCGGCGAGTGGATCAGTTCGATCGACATCGAGAACATCGCCGTGGCGCACCCGGCCGTGGCCATGGCCGCCTGCATCGGCGTGAAACACCCGAAGTGGGACGAGCGGCCGATCCTGGCCGTGGTCAAGAAGCCGGGCGCTGAGCTCGACCGGGACACCCTGCTCGCGTTCTACGAAGGCAAGGCCGCCAAGTGGCAGGTGCCCGACGACGTGGTCTTCGTCGACGCGATCCCGCTCGGGCCGACCGGCAAGATGCTCAAGACCCGGCTGCGCGAGATCCTCAAGGATTACCAGTTGCCCACCGGCTGA
- a CDS encoding ABC transporter ATP-binding protein: protein MNGPALELVDLRKRFGKTEIIRGVNLRVAAGERVAVIGPNGAGKSTLFNLISGRFAPSGGEIRLAGRRIDGKTPYEINRLGLARSFQITNIFPKLSVFENLRCGVLWSLGYRYSLFRFLSRLDDANRRTEELLAMVRLEGKREVLAMNLTYAEQRALEIGITIAGGAPVVLLDEPTAGMSKAETARFIQLIREVTVGRTLLTVEHDMGVVFGLADRIAVVVYGEVIAFDTPDAVRADPRVQEAYLGTPAQPEGDA, encoded by the coding sequence ATGAACGGCCCGGCACTCGAGCTCGTCGATCTGCGCAAGCGGTTTGGCAAGACGGAGATCATCCGCGGCGTGAACCTGCGCGTGGCGGCGGGCGAACGTGTGGCCGTGATCGGCCCGAACGGAGCGGGCAAGTCCACGCTGTTCAACCTGATCAGCGGGCGCTTCGCGCCCAGCGGCGGCGAGATCCGGCTGGCCGGGCGGCGCATCGACGGCAAGACACCCTACGAAATCAACCGTCTCGGCCTGGCGCGCAGTTTCCAGATCACCAACATCTTTCCCAAGCTCAGTGTCTTCGAGAACCTGCGCTGCGGCGTGTTGTGGAGCCTGGGTTATCGCTACAGCCTCTTCCGGTTCCTCTCCCGCCTGGACGACGCGAACCGGCGCACCGAGGAGCTGCTGGCGATGGTGCGCCTGGAGGGCAAACGCGAGGTGCTGGCGATGAACCTGACCTATGCCGAGCAGCGCGCGCTCGAGATCGGCATCACCATCGCAGGCGGCGCGCCGGTGGTGCTGCTCGACGAACCCACGGCCGGCATGAGCAAGGCCGAAACCGCGCGCTTCATCCAGTTGATCCGCGAGGTCACGGTGGGCCGGACGCTGCTCACCGTGGAGCACGACATGGGCGTGGTCTTCGGCCTGGCCGACCGCATCGCGGTGGTGGTCTACGGCGAAGTCATCGCCTTCGACACACCCGACGCGGTGCGCGCCGACCCGCGCGTGCAGGAAGCCTACCTGGGTACGCCGGCGCAGCCCGAAGGAGACGCCTGA
- a CDS encoding branched-chain amino acid ABC transporter substrate-binding protein translates to MASVFKHIALTVAIGCAGLGQAWAQTAAQSMATGPLKGEVVKIAWIDPLSGLMAGVGQNQLKSFQFLAEYFNRRNPAGVTFEITGIDNKLSPQETLNALKSVIDQGVRYVVQGDGSGAAAAIIDGVAKHNERNPGKEVLFVNYAAMDPDFTNSKCSYWHFRVDADTSMKMEALTTYIKDQPDIKKVFLINQNYAHGVQVVKFARENLARKRPDIQIVGDDLHPLAQVRDFAPYVAKIKASGADTVITGNWGSDLALLIRAANDAGLNNVKFYTYYGGITGAPTALGANAAGRVYQIAYNATNMPGEIGTLMGDFKKRFNEDMYTGAVYHTYAMLGEAMAKARSSDPVKVAAALEGLKFKSFNGDVEMRRTDHQLQQTLYLSVWQKTDAKNPMQAENTGHAFVPVKVYEPYVASTPTSCQMKRPG, encoded by the coding sequence ATGGCATCGGTTTTCAAACACATCGCCCTGACGGTGGCCATCGGCTGCGCCGGGCTCGGGCAGGCCTGGGCCCAGACGGCCGCACAGTCCATGGCGACGGGTCCGCTCAAGGGCGAGGTGGTGAAGATCGCCTGGATCGATCCGCTGTCCGGGCTGATGGCCGGCGTGGGGCAGAACCAGCTCAAGAGCTTCCAGTTCCTCGCCGAATACTTCAACCGCCGCAACCCCGCCGGCGTGACCTTCGAGATCACGGGCATCGACAACAAGCTCAGCCCGCAGGAGACGCTGAATGCGCTGAAGTCCGTGATCGACCAGGGCGTGCGCTACGTGGTGCAGGGCGACGGCTCGGGCGCGGCCGCGGCCATCATCGACGGCGTGGCCAAACACAACGAACGCAACCCGGGCAAGGAGGTGCTGTTCGTCAACTACGCGGCCATGGACCCGGACTTCACCAACAGCAAATGCAGCTACTGGCATTTCCGCGTGGATGCCGACACCTCGATGAAGATGGAAGCGCTCACCACCTACATCAAGGACCAGCCCGACATCAAGAAGGTCTTCCTGATCAACCAGAACTACGCCCACGGCGTCCAGGTGGTGAAGTTCGCGCGCGAGAACCTGGCGCGCAAGCGGCCCGACATCCAGATCGTCGGCGACGACCTGCACCCCCTGGCCCAGGTGCGCGACTTCGCGCCCTACGTCGCGAAGATCAAGGCCTCGGGTGCCGACACGGTGATCACCGGCAACTGGGGTTCGGACCTGGCGCTGCTGATCCGCGCGGCCAACGACGCGGGGCTGAACAACGTCAAGTTCTACACCTACTACGGCGGCATCACCGGTGCGCCCACGGCATTGGGTGCGAACGCGGCCGGCCGCGTCTACCAGATCGCCTACAACGCCACCAACATGCCCGGCGAGATCGGCACGCTCATGGGTGACTTCAAGAAGAGGTTCAACGAGGACATGTACACCGGTGCCGTCTACCACACCTATGCGATGCTGGGCGAGGCCATGGCCAAGGCGCGGTCCTCGGACCCAGTGAAGGTCGCGGCTGCGCTGGAAGGGCTCAAGTTCAAGAGTTTTAACGGCGACGTGGAGATGCGCCGCACCGACCACCAACTGCAGCAGACGCTGTATCTCTCGGTCTGGCAGAAGACCGACGCCAAGAATCCGATGCAGGCCGAGAACACCGGCCACGCCTTCGTGCCGGTGAAGGTGTATGAGCCCTACGTCGCCTCCACACCGACCTCGTGCCAGATGAAGCGGCCCGGTTGA
- a CDS encoding branched-chain amino acid ABC transporter permease: MASTSVYGFKPLNLGRIAVWSAFALVLVVAPLVFRSSLAHTMLSQMGIAIIVCLSYNILFGQGGMLSFGHAVYPGLGSFLAMHTLNWASAGNIPFPVSLVPLVGGLAGLFFAALFGWITTRKSGTTFGMITLGLGELVWAMSLMFPEFFGGEGGISGNRVTGAKPFGITFGPQIQLYYLIAAYTFACTALMFAFTRTPLGRMLNAVRDNPERVAFVGYDTQMVRYLAFVIAGFFAGISGGLAALNFEIVTSEVVSAYRSGAYLLFTFLGGATFFFGPIIGAVLMVLATVLLSEFTQAWLLYLGLVFLFMVMYAPGGIASLVMMNLRVAAAGRFGQLRLPYLGLLLTGAVAFVGIAALIEMVYHLQLNAALSPQLRFMGVMLDTHGSADWLAAAAIAVVGCALFVIACRRFAQVWGGIQDAIEAERLGREGRP; this comes from the coding sequence ATGGCCAGCACTTCCGTCTACGGCTTCAAGCCCTTGAACCTCGGCCGCATCGCCGTCTGGTCGGCCTTCGCCCTGGTGCTGGTCGTCGCGCCGCTGGTGTTTCGCAGCAGCCTGGCCCATACCATGCTGAGCCAGATGGGCATCGCCATCATCGTCTGCCTGAGCTACAACATCCTGTTCGGCCAGGGCGGCATGCTGAGTTTCGGCCATGCCGTGTATCCGGGCCTCGGTTCGTTTCTGGCCATGCACACGCTGAACTGGGCCAGCGCCGGCAACATCCCGTTTCCCGTGAGCCTGGTGCCCCTGGTCGGGGGCCTTGCCGGGCTGTTCTTCGCGGCGCTGTTCGGCTGGATCACCACGCGCAAGTCGGGCACGACCTTCGGCATGATCACGCTCGGCCTGGGCGAGCTGGTCTGGGCGATGTCGCTGATGTTTCCCGAATTCTTCGGCGGGGAGGGCGGCATCTCGGGCAACCGGGTCACTGGCGCCAAGCCATTCGGCATCACGTTCGGCCCGCAGATCCAGCTGTACTACCTGATCGCCGCCTACACCTTCGCCTGCACCGCGCTGATGTTCGCGTTCACCCGCACGCCGCTGGGGCGCATGCTCAATGCGGTGCGCGACAACCCCGAGCGCGTGGCCTTCGTCGGCTACGACACGCAGATGGTGCGCTATCTCGCGTTCGTCATCGCCGGTTTCTTCGCCGGCATCTCGGGTGGGCTGGCCGCGCTGAACTTCGAGATCGTCACCTCCGAGGTGGTGAGTGCCTACCGCTCTGGCGCCTACCTGCTGTTCACCTTCCTCGGCGGCGCCACGTTTTTCTTCGGCCCGATCATCGGCGCGGTCCTGATGGTGCTGGCGACCGTCCTGCTGAGCGAATTCACGCAGGCCTGGCTGCTGTACCTGGGCCTGGTGTTCCTGTTCATGGTGATGTATGCGCCCGGCGGCATCGCCAGCCTGGTGATGATGAACCTGCGTGTCGCCGCCGCGGGCCGCTTCGGCCAACTGCGCCTGCCCTACCTCGGGCTGCTGCTCACCGGCGCGGTGGCCTTCGTCGGCATCGCGGCGCTGATCGAGATGGTGTATCACCTGCAACTCAATGCGGCGCTGAGCCCGCAGTTGCGGTTCATGGGCGTGATGCTGGACACGCACGGCAGCGCCGACTGGCTAGCCGCAGCGGCAATCGCCGTCGTGGGCTGTGCGCTGTTCGTCATCGCCTGCCGGCGTTTCGCGCAGGTCTGGGGCGGCATCCAGGACGCGATCGAGGCCGAACGCCTGGGCCGCGAAGGCCGGCCATGA
- a CDS encoding MBL fold metallo-hydrolase, with protein sequence MRATFVGHASLLVEANGVSILSDPWWQGPCFGAQWWVYPAPHLAAVTDRRIDYIYISHGHHDHLHPGTLNTFDRTTRVLVSSALDLAAGIREMGFEVIEVPDDDSETDLGQGVKVRIRQTHGGDTLFCVSDGKEVLVNLNDALHSATAEVQRQFSDFLRRAYPAIDYLFCGYGVASHFPNCYVVPGQDRGLTAARRQQYFNRQWVSLVRAIQPKFGFPFAADVVFLENDLSWANEPTHNSERPVDVFKQAYPDAATQVYDIAPGFCIDGGRVVDAVLRTPLVNARILNELKDQVQRANRYGSESTEQVQAVRDLFAQCIDKCQAYLAEFRGDYRMLIRPRAAAEGIVIEKQGQRFAVTTVALDGLRDTDFDLAYRARLVYLKNALTTSYGNEILFVGSGGIFEYFSTAAVKKRLHVELITLLRASTGVPKSRYGGQSYYQFAAKQWVKRLLRVKSGMDLYDLDAWTVYKGDRLPA encoded by the coding sequence ATGCGAGCTACTTTTGTGGGCCATGCCTCCTTGCTGGTCGAGGCGAACGGGGTGTCCATACTGTCCGACCCCTGGTGGCAGGGGCCTTGTTTCGGTGCCCAGTGGTGGGTGTATCCAGCGCCTCATCTGGCTGCGGTGACGGACCGCAGGATCGACTACATCTACATCTCGCACGGGCACCACGATCACCTGCATCCCGGCACGCTGAACACTTTCGACCGCACGACCCGCGTGCTGGTGTCCAGCGCGCTGGACCTGGCCGCCGGCATCCGCGAGATGGGCTTCGAGGTGATCGAGGTGCCGGACGACGACAGCGAAACCGACCTGGGGCAGGGCGTCAAGGTGCGCATCCGGCAAACGCACGGCGGCGACACGCTGTTCTGCGTCTCCGACGGCAAAGAAGTGCTGGTGAACCTGAACGACGCGCTGCACAGCGCCACGGCCGAAGTGCAGCGGCAGTTCTCCGATTTCCTGCGACGCGCCTACCCGGCCATCGACTATCTGTTCTGCGGCTACGGCGTGGCTTCGCATTTTCCGAACTGCTACGTCGTGCCGGGACAGGATCGCGGCCTGACCGCCGCGCGCCGTCAGCAATATTTCAACCGCCAGTGGGTGTCCCTGGTGCGCGCCATCCAGCCCAAGTTCGGCTTCCCGTTCGCCGCGGATGTGGTGTTCCTGGAGAACGATCTGTCGTGGGCCAATGAGCCGACACACAACAGCGAGCGGCCCGTCGACGTTTTCAAGCAGGCGTATCCGGATGCCGCGACCCAGGTGTACGACATCGCGCCCGGCTTCTGCATCGACGGTGGCCGGGTCGTGGACGCGGTGTTGCGCACTCCCCTCGTCAACGCCCGGATACTGAACGAACTCAAGGACCAGGTGCAGCGCGCCAACCGCTACGGCAGTGAGTCGACGGAACAAGTGCAAGCCGTGCGCGACCTGTTCGCGCAATGTATCGACAAGTGCCAGGCTTATCTGGCGGAATTCAGGGGCGACTACCGCATGCTGATCAGGCCGCGTGCGGCGGCCGAAGGCATCGTGATCGAAAAGCAGGGCCAGCGCTTCGCGGTGACGACGGTGGCGCTCGACGGACTGCGCGACACCGACTTCGACCTGGCCTACAGGGCGCGACTGGTCTACCTGAAGAACGCATTGACGACATCTTACGGCAATGAAATCCTGTTCGTCGGCTCGGGGGGCATCTTCGAGTACTTCAGCACGGCGGCCGTGAAGAAGAGGCTGCATGTGGAACTGATCACCCTGTTGCGCGCCAGCACGGGCGTACCCAAATCGCGTTATGGCGGCCAGTCCTATTACCAGTTTGCGGCCAAGCAATGGGTGAAGCGCCTGTTGCGGGTCAAGAGCGGCATGGATCTCTACGATCTCGATGCGTGGACGGTCTACAAGGGCGACAGGCTCCCGGCCTGA